The following coding sequences are from one Triticum dicoccoides isolate Atlit2015 ecotype Zavitan chromosome 4A, WEW_v2.0, whole genome shotgun sequence window:
- the LOC119283362 gene encoding probable inactive poly [ADP-ribose] polymerase SRO2, with protein SDKMQGQLLAAARGADRGNAKFAWYGAPSVDVAAAAVEHGFGRMNNRVLFHRAHGDDVHLSPPRSPYASAMLANVDENGEAHIMLCRVLLGRPEAIQAGSSKLYPSSDNYDSAIDNMQNPQWYVVWGKDMNMRILPEYVISFKCPNLHQMQGSSGANSTLKKPSPVAHDMFPTLLAEIQWFMPSSKLQTLQGTYNCFKVNWWGCLLV; from the exons AGCGACAAGATGCAGGGCCAGCTCCTAGCCGCTGCGCGCGGCGCCGACAGGGGCAATGCCAAGTTCGCGTGGTATGGCGCTCCATCGGTGGAtgtggccgcggcggcggtggagcacggGTTCGGCAGGATGAACAACCGGGTCCTTTTCCATCGCGCGCACGGCGACGACGTCCAcctctcgccgcctcggtctccttATGCCAG CGCAATGCTAGCAAATGTAGATGAGAACGGCGAGGCGCATATCATGTTGTGCCGTGTTCTGTTGGGCCGGCCAGAGGCCATCCAGGCCGGGTCCTCCAAGCTCTACCCCAGCAGTGACAATTACGACAGTGCCATCGACAACATGCAGAACCCACAGTGGTATGTTGTTTGGGGCAAGGACATGAACATGAGGATCCTCCCAGAGTACGTCATCAGCTTCAAGTGTCCCAACCTCCATCAGATGCAAG GATCATCGGGAGCGAACTCCACGCTAAAGAAGCCTTCGCCGGTGGCTCATGACATGTTTCCGACGCTTCTAGCAGAGATCCAGTGGTTCATGCCATCTTCCAAGCTGCAGACATTGCAGGGGACGTACAATTGCTTCAAGGTAAATTGGTGGGGGTGCTTATTAGTATAG
- the LOC119283363 gene encoding probable inactive poly [ADP-ribose] polymerase SRO1 encodes MQACSLPPPPRPRPPLPGARPLSTVAESGRDRQDPPHLTPAARRGFRRHRGRRSAPAPPGLAERRSGALVRFLCFEGGAWADVEGEAAVPLRRAFLDGRVVAEAAYGGREFLFDFLWMVRIDAGTAEVVAMGWIDRGACFFPVPESGRKRKRGEHELGDGASSEVDE; translated from the coding sequence ATGCAGGCgtgctcgctgccgccgccgccgcgcccccgtcCCCCTCTCCCCGGTGCCCGTCCTCTTTCCACCGTCGCCGAATCCGGACGAGACCGGCAGGATCCGCCGCATCTCACGCCCGCGGCCCGCCGTGGTTTTCGGCGGCATCGGGGGCGCCGGTCCGCCCCCGCTCCTCCGGGGCTGGCAGAACGGCGGAGCGGCGCTCTGGTCAGGTTCCTCTGCTTCGAGGGCGGCGCGTGGGCTGATGTCGAGGGCGAGGCGGCTGTGCCTCTGCGCCGGGCGTTCCTGGACGGGAGGGTGGTCGCAGAGGCCGCGTATGGCGGCAGGGAGTTCCTGTTCGACTTCCTGTGGATGGTGCGCATCGACGCTGGCACCGCCGAGGTGGTCGCCATGGGCTGGATTGACCGCGGGGCCTGCTTCTTCCCTGTGCCAGAAagcgggaggaagaggaagaggggcgagCATGAGCTGGGGGACGGGGCGTCGTCTGAGGTGGATGAG